The genomic stretch GACTTTGGCCTCCACAGAGGATGGGGATCGGGTTCCTAGATTATTGATCTCAGTAAGGAAGCCCTCCAGAAACATGTGAAATTAAGTCAGGGGTAAACAGGTATGAAGCTGGGCGGGGTTGGCAAGTTATGATCACAAAAGTGACTATGTCATGAGATTCAAGAGAGCTGTGTGCGGGCACCTTGGGAGgttgtagaaagaaagaagagcaagagagagagggggccctCCCTATGAGGATCTATTTTGCGCATTTGGAAAAATCTTCCAAGGATTTAATGCATTTTGGGGGGGAATTTGAAACGGCAATGACTTGGCTCTTTCCTTTCCATCAGCTTCCTGGCCCACATTTCTCTTCCCCTTGTCCTTTCAGTCTGACCAGTGCACAGGACTTCAGGGCTTCCTGGTGTTCCACAGCTTCGGAGGGGGCACCGGCTCGGGCTTCACCTCACTCCTGATGGAGCGGCTCTCGGTTGACTACGGCAAGAAATCCAAGCTGGAGTTCTCCATCTACCCCGCCCCCCAGGTGTCCACGGCCGTGGTGGAGCCCTACAACTCCATCCTGACCACCCACACCACCCTGGAGCACTCGGACTGTGCCTTCATGGTGGACAACGAGGCCATCTATGACATCTGCCGCCGCAACCTGGACATCGAGCGCCCCACCTACACCAACCTCAACCGGCTCATCAGCCAGATCGTCTCGTCCATCACGGCTTCCCTGCGCTTCGACGGGGCCCTCAACGTGGACCTGACGGAGTTCCAGACCAACCTGGTGCCCTACCCTCGCATCCACTTCCCCCTGGCCACCTATGCGCCGGTCATCTCTGCAGAGAAGGCCTACCACGAGCAGCTGTCCGTGGCAGAGATCACCAATGCCTGCTTCGAGCCTGCCAACCAGATGGTGAAGTGCGATCCCCGTCACGGCAAGTACATGGCCTGCTGCCTGCTGTACCGCGGAGACGTGGTGCCCAAGGACGTCAACGCCGCCATCGCCGCCATCAAGACCAAGCGCAGCATTCAGTTCGTGGACTGGTGCCCCACGGGCTTCAAGGTTGGTATCAACTACCAGCCACCCACCGTGGTGCCCGGGGGTGACCTGGCCAAGGTGCAGCGCGCCGTGTGCATGCTGAGCAACACGACCGCCATCGCGGAGGCCTGGGCCCGCCTGGACCACAAGTTCGACCTGATGTATGCCAAGAGGGCCTTTGTGCACTGGTACGTGGGCGAgggcatggaggagggggagTTCTCTGAGGCCCGGGAGGATATGGCTGCCCTGGAGAAGGATTACGAGGAGGTGGGCATGATAgtgtggaaggggagggaggggaagaggaggggcatGAATACTAGGGGATTCCTGTGTGTCTGCCGTAATTAAAGGACCGTGGGCTTACTGTCGCACGAGGGTCTTTTTTCTCtcggggaaaaaagagagaggtaagaAGGCTGGGATCTCTGCCTGGGTTCCCCAGAAAGCAGACCTGGTTCCAGATTTTATTAAAGAGGCAATTCCAGGAAGCAGATTGGGGGCCAAGGAGAGTaaagcagagaaggaggcagaattcATCCTAGAGAAGATGCAGCCGAATAAATGGCATCTCAGAATCATtccttgggtgggtggggggggcaggagagggggtgtgggtggggaaaTTCATGCACCTGCTCCCTTCCTCCATTGGTCAAGCCTCCACCCCATCAGGCATGAACTCCCCTGCACTTGTGAGGTTGCACACACTTGGTCTGTAGCGTCACCAGGGAAACCCTGGTCAGGAGGTAATTGAAGTTGGTCCCAGGCACACAGGGCTGCAACCAGAGCCTGGTGAGACCAGGAGGGTCCGAAGTGGTGACTTGGAGGAGTCTGATGCAGCTGGGGCTCACTAGGCCTCCCTGCAGATTGAAGGTTTGTCTCTTTCAGGCAGGAGGTTTGGGTCCAGAAGATCCAGAAGGTGGCATTAGGGCCGAACAGTGGCATGGTGGCAGCACCAGTGGGgaaatgattgtgtgtgtgtgtgtgtgtgtgtgtgtgtgtgttggtggggggtgggggggctgaccTCCCTGTAATCTCCGTCAATACTCACCACTTTTTGATAATGACAAGTGACCTTTATTTCAATCCCATGCCTCGTGCTAGGCAAGCCCGCACTTCCAACCAGATGGCTGGCTGTAAAATCTTTATATATGGATTTTCTGTAGCCTCTGCTGGGCTAGAGGAATGATTGAACCATTGGAGGGATTGAAACTAGGgcaatccccaccccccatccccacccccacccccaagagatTCACTGCTTAGCGTTGGCCTCAGCTCTGTCCTTCCTGCAGCCTCCCTTTCCCAGGATTGGATGCTGGGAAGGCAACTGAAAGATCAGTAGCCCCAGGAAACTGCTAGCAATCCTAGGGCTGGAGGAGCCAAGGGATGAGATGATGGTGTCAGAGCCTTGGAGCTGGGATGCCAGGTGGGAGCTAGAGCCACGGCAGGGCTGCCCAGAGGTGGCAGGAGGGACCAAGGAGGGAGGGACATTTGGACTAGAGCCATGGAGGAGACACAACCACTGCCTGGGGTGCCCCCTGatttagagagagggggagaaatacCCTGGCTTTTCCTTCCTCCCGCCCTCAATTTCTGGCTAGAAATCTCCCCCTGTCTGAAACTAGACAGGAGCTAGTTGGCAAGGGGGCCTGGGTCCAAGGGGGTGCAGCCTGTGAGGTACAGAGGAGGGCCGGGGAAGGTGGGGGAAGTGCGTttcagagaaaacaggcaaaccATGCCTATACCCACCCCAGGTCCAGCATTCAGGGCCTGTGGTGGATTAAAATGGAGTGACTCCTGGCACCCCTCACCTGTCCTTGTCACTCTTGTCCCGATGACTACTCTGTAGTGAGTGGAGGATGGAGTGAAAGCAACAGGGTGGGGAGGAGTTTAGAGAAGCCAAGGGGCATGCCCAGGGCAGcagtgttttccttccattttacgATGATTTGCCCAGGGAGAGCATGTATTCTCAATTCCTCTCTGAGGATTTAAGCATATAGGGGCAGCTCTGTCCTGGGAAGAAAGAGGCctaaaggggtgtgtgtgtgtgtgtgtgtgtgtgtgtgtgtgttagtcgTGGTGGGAGTAATTTAATTCAGTGGGAGCATTTAGAAGCCCATTTTGGCTGAGTAGCTCAGCTATACCCTCAaatccactttctttttctttttctttaagtccACTTTTTTCCCTCAAAGGGCTGACTTCAAATCTCTACCTGACTCCcgtgtctttccttctctcagctGGTTTCAAacctgggaagagaagaggggttATTTCGGGAGCCCTTCAAATCCCAAGAAACATTTGTCATTTATCGAGCACCTACCATGTACCAGGCCCCGTACCCATATTACCTTGTTTAATACTGAGGTAAATACAGTTATATACACTGGACTGGATGCTTCATGAGAACAAGGCTTGTTCTATTCTCAGCACCCAGAATATTTCTGGGTGGACATATTAGGTGACATATGTGTTGAATTGACTTGCTAAGTGAATGCCTGTCTTACAGATGTGgagactaaggctcagagaggttatgggACCTGCCCGAGGGTACTCAGCTGTAAATGGAGGAGTTGGGATTCGAATCCAGGTCAGCCTGGACAGAAGCTTATGCTGCTGTCCTCTCCTTCCTCGGgtgccctccctgctcctctccacaGGAGTTCCAGGCACCTCCCCAGAAGCCACCTCTTCTGGGCCTGCCAGGCCTCTAATGCCCAGACAGTGACTCAGGCACCTCAAAGGCAAGGAGGGGGTGACGCTTGATACTCCCTTGCCCAGGCGCTGTGGTGGAGGGCATGGAGGGGGGTGGCAGAGACACAGCTTCTGGGGCTGAACAAGGGCAGAAGCAACTTCGGAGCCAGGTTTGGAGGCTGTCAATGCCATCTGGAAAGGGCTCCTGCTTCCAACATTTCGTAGGGTGTGAGGTGAGGGCTTGGGAGAGGCCAGAAGGATGTGAGGTGTTCACCAGCCAGGATTGCTGGGCGTCCAGAGAAGgggccaggcgcccctcttgtctGCTGTAGCAGCCTGCCCGCCCTGGGCAGCTGTGTGGCTGTCTCCTCTCAAACCCTGCAAGGCCTCCCAGCTAGTAACTCTGCTGGCAGGCACTGGCAGGCCTAGGTTGGACTGGGCGTGGGTGCAGGGAGGTGGCAACCCAGACCTCCATGGGGCAGCTGGGagcgccacccaggctcctggggACTCCCTCAGTACAGGGAATGCTTTCATCCCTGATGCTTCTAAAGGCAGGGTGCAATTACCTCCTGCAGGCAGACACAAAGACAGATTCCCAACTTGAATTCCACCCAATGCATTTATTCCTTCATCTCTGGTGTGTCAGGAATATGCCTGCCTCCAAAGCTGCTTTCTCACCATCCCCTCCTTTTGGAATGCCACCACCTCCCCCTGCTTGTCTCTGTGTTGCCATTCCTTCCAGCTTAGGTCACGGTCACCCAGAACCAGCCAGCCCTGGGAAGCTCCCCCTTCTCTAGATTCTCCCAGCACCTACTGTCTGTCTCTATCACTCATCTGGCACTTGGCATGGACTGCCTTGTATGGTGGCACCCAGCTTCTTGCCAATATCCTACTTctcctagattaaaaaaaaatatgtgtatatttgaacGGTTATTATGTGAACATGCTTCTAAATTGAAAAGGTTCAAAAAAGATTTACAAACAGcaacaataggggcacctgggtggcccctcccctgctcgtgctctgtctctctctctctctccctcaagaataaacattaaaaaaataataataaaccaaacaaacagcAAGAATAAGTCTCTAAGTGGAAATAAGtcctcttcttttgtttccctcttgACAGCCTCCGTTATTAACTTTTTTGTTAGTGTTTCCTTCCAGAgacatctacatatatatatatatatatatatatatatatatatatatatatattgtttttcatgtttatttatttttgagagagagagtcagagtgagtgggggagggcagagggagagggagacacagaatctgaagcaggctccaggctccgagctgtcagcacagagtcctatgcaaggcttgaacccaggaaccatgaggtcatgacttagccaaagtcggacactcaacggattgagccacccagtcacccctattaATGTGTATATAGTAGCCCCCCTTTATCCATGGGGGACATGCTTAAGACCCCAacggatgcctgaaaccatggatagtaccAGACCCCATATATATTATGTCTTTTGCTCTAGATGCAtccctatgataaagtttaatttagaaattaggcacagtaagagattaaaaataataataaaataaaacatgtataacAATATACTCTAATGAAAGTTATGTGAATatggtctctttcaaaatatcttgTACTTAGCctccttgtgatgatgtgagatgataaaatgcctacaggATGAGATAAAGTGAGGTGAATAGCGTAGACATTATAATGTAGTGTTAGGCTAATTTTGACTTCTGATGATGTatcaggaggatcatctgcttccagactgcagTTGAccgtgggtaactgaaaccacagaaagtgaaACCGTGGACAAGGGGGACTAATGTACGCACACTTAGACACGCTTTGTTTTAcccttgttttttcatttaacaaaaaacCTGGAAGATGGTCCATTTCAGTACATACAGATATGCCTCACTCTTTTTGGTAACAACGTAGTATTCACTGTATAGTGtaccattgtttatttttattattattatttttaatgtttatttatttttgagacagagggagagacagagtgcaagcaaggggaggggcagagagagagggagacacagaatccgaagcaggctccaggctctgagctgtcagcacagagcccgacgcggggcttgaacccgtgaaccatgagatcataacctgagccaaagtcggacacctaaccggctgagccacccaggtgccccaccgtTGCTTATTTAACCAGTCTGCTATGAAtgagcatttaggttgtttccagtccTTTGATTTGGAAACAAATGCTGGAACTCTTGTACATACTTCTTTGCACATATGTACAACCATAAGTTCTTAGAatcagaattgctgggtcaaaagcTATTCACCTTTAACTCTGATATGTGCTATATTGCTCTCCCACTACCATTGTACTTGCATGCCTATGCCCACAGCCTTGCCCATACAATGTACAACTTTTTGACCTTTGTCAATCATCTGATAAGtgaaacaaagtattttattgCAGCTTTCCTTTATAATTCTCTTGTTATGAATGagattgagcaccttttcatatgtttaaaagtcaatattttctcttctgtgatctGTCTTATCTgtgccttttgcccatttaaaaaactgCATTGTCTTTTCTCTGTGAACAAAGGGAATTAACCCTTTGTTTGCTAGATGTGTTCAACATAATTTCCCTCAGCTACCATTTGTCAATGTCCCAACTGGATTTTTATCTCGAGTATAAGGACTGCAGCTCAAACCCCTTTGTATTCCTAATTCTTAATATAATATCACATATGCAGTAGGTGCTAGACAAATGTCTGCTGAGATAAGAGAAGTAAGAAGAAAGATTTGGATGGAAGATTTTGGAGTGATTCCTTCCACCTATACTAACTAAGGTCAGTCAGGGCTCTCCTTGTAAACAGCAGAAATTAGCTCtggcaaattaaaaacaagaaaaaagactCCTCCCTGCTTTCCTCCCACAAACATAAAATGGAGAGATGCTGGGTAGCACACAAAGTTAATACTAGGGCTTCCAGATGAGACTCCACAAACAGGTAGGCACCAAGGGAAGCTGAGCAGCTAGCACCATAGTCAAGGTCATGGCACAGGACAGCCTGCCTAAAAGACCCCTGTTCCCTACAGAACAGGGGCTGCAGCGAGGCTCCCTCTCACCCAGGCACTGAGACTGACATTTCCTCCTCCAGACACTAGAGGCCGCTGCTGACTCCGCTGTCACAATCACTACGGAAATGAATTCTCAActgcccctgcctctctgtgACTTGCTCCACATTCAAAGTCCCAGTTGGAGCTTTCAATTGGCAGGGCTTATGTCTTTTGCTTGTACCCTTGGAGCCGAGAAGTCTGGGAGAGCAAGTGTCAGGGCTTTGTGACAGGTGGTGGCCTGCCTCCCATCCAGGCCTACAACAATGGGACTTTCCCAAATGCAGGCAGAAGGGTCAGACTGTGGGCAGCCAGGGAAAGCAGACAAATGCACACCACCTTCTCTCATGTCTGGCTCAAGCCTTTCTCTTCAGTGAAGCATTTCTAGGTCATCCAGCCGAAAACACTCTTCTGAACTCACATAAGCCTTACTGCTTGGGCCAATCATGATGCCAGAGAGGATATGTACTAAGACCTAGGGATACTATGCACCACACCTCATCTGACTAACAAACAGCCCTAGGCGTTACCTGTACTCAGGTAGGAAAATCTGAGTCCTCAGAGGTTTTGCCAAGCCACACAAAAGTGCCAGGTTGCAAACCCAGCTCTGTTTTTAAGACCTTGAGGTTTCCTGGTGGGCTTTATTGCTGGGCTGGTTATCTCATCATGTTGGAGCTCTGTGAAGCCAGGTATTGGGCCATATTCTTCTTTTTACAGCCTGGCCGCATCTACTATGTAGAAGATGTTCAGTTAACACTTGTGCATTGGCCTGGATATCAAGTAGCAGCCAATTCTGGAAAGTTCTCTAACTCTCCAGTGAGTCCTCAACCCAGGAATCATTGACAAGGTCTACATGAGATCactctaggagaaaaaaaaaaaaacaaaacaaagccaaaaacaaaaccaaaaaaacaaaaaacaaaaaaaccccaaaaaacaaaaaacaaattttgagcctgcagaatttccttttccttttttaaaaaaaaatttgttttccttttaccttttaaCCCCAACTCCCCCAAATGTGTCAAAACTGTCAACAAGAGATTCCAATCTGTTCGTTATTTAACTATGCAAAGAATATTTTTGAACCCCACTACTGCTCCCGTACTCTAGTGCAAAAAAAGACACAATTTCTGTCCCGTGGAATTTACATGCTAGTGGGGGAGGTGAAATGTCAATCAAAAAATCAAACAAGTAAGTGCTGACTTGTATCTCTGACGAGTGTGATGAAGGATGTCACGAGACGCTGACAGGCAGGTCTGACCTACTCAGAGAAGTAGGTGGGGCAGCCTGTTTTCAGGACctggggcgggaggagggggaggattCAGGCCCAGAGGGGGAGTCTGTGAGTCCTTGAGGTGGTGAGTAGCCTTCGATCATCGAGCCTGTTTATAGGAAAGCGACAGAGGGACCACGGGCCGGGTAGCTTGTTTGCCGAAGAGTGCGTCACGCCTGGATGCAGCCGGCCGTCCGTCTCCCGGGTCCGGTCCAGGGATGACGTCGACCGGGTGCAAGCCCAAAATAGCCGGCTCCGCCCCCATCTCCCGGCAGCCCCTGCAGcagccccccgcctccccgccccctgggTGACAGGCCGAGCCGGCCTCCTCTGGGTCTCTAGTAGTTTCCGAGCCGCTGACGCATGCTTGCGCGCACAGCTGGGCCGGGCGCGTCCTACGCAGCAGCCGCGAGCCCGGCGGCCGGTGCCAGACGGTTCcggcggggggcaggggcggggcgctGCAGGAGGCCAGGGACTCCCGGCGGAGGAGGTGCGGGCGGGGGGCCCCGGGTCAGGCTGGGAGGCCCCGGTCCGGGCTGCTGGAGTCAGGGGGCTGCGATAGGGCTCCCGGGGCCTGGGCGCCGAGATAGCCCGTGGCACCGGCCTGCGGGGGGCCGATAAGGCAGCCCGAGGGAGCCTCGTCACCGGCCCCGAGCAGAACCCAGTGGGCTCCGCTTCCCGGCTGGGAGCTGTTCCCGCTCCCTCGGGGGGTCTCCAGCCCCAGGGAGGGGCCCTCGGTTCTTTCTGCCtgactcctcctcctctcctgcagcCCCGAGGAGGAGAGGCCCATCTGACTACTGACGAGTTGCCATGGCATCCTACTACGATATCCTAGACGTGCCGCGAAGTGCGTCCGCTGATGACATCAAGAAGGCGTAAGTGCCTCCGCTGCGCATCAGAAAGTCTCTCACCGCCGCCCCCCCAAACCCCAACACCGCCATGGGGTCCTTCAGGAGCCTTGCCGCGAGAGAGCTAGGGCCTTAGAAAGGATTGGGGGAGGGTTCCCTCTATAGTGAGGAAGAAGACCCCTGGAAGAGTAGGGGAAAGCCCTTAGCAAGAAGTTCTGCTGGGAGCTGCATTGTGGGGCCCTCTCCAGTGGatcccgcctcccccctccctcctaccccagtCCCAGCCCCTGGGGGTCGGCTTTGTCAGGATACCTGCAGGATTCACAGGTCCAAGCCCTGTGACCAGGAGGGGCCCTGTACCCTCCATGGCAACACATATTTCTAACTTCTGCAGCCCTAGTGCGCTCCAGGGAGGGGTTAGGACTGGGGCTTTCTCAGGCTTACATGATCATCTGCTGCTACTACAGCCCCTAGCActggctgcagaggggagggagagagagagggactcctTAAAACGTGGCAGCAGAGGCGGCCCCGGGCTGCCGGGTGGACACTATCTGAGTGGGGAAAGGACCGTGGCGGACTAATGGGCGAAATGGGCCGTTCTGTTCCATGGTGGGAAGTGCTTGCTTTTGTCCTCTGACCCACCCCTCTGAAACCACTTCCTGCAGGTATCGGAAGAAGGCTCTACAGTGGCACCCAGACAAGAACCCGGATAATAAAGAATTTGCTGAGAGGAAGTTCAAGGAGGTGGCCGAGGCATATGAAGTGCTGTCAGACAGTAAGGGCCAGGGGCAGGGCACCCCCATTTCACGCCCCATCCTGCTGCTTCCCAAAGCCATGCTGCCACCTCCTGTCTCCTCTGTGCCTTTTCCAACCTGGCATCTAAGtgcccccccgccacctccctgTGGGGACTcggggacttttttcttttttgcttcaatTCAAGTGAGCACCTGCTACGTTCAAAGCACCCTTTTATTCTTTCCCTGATGCCCTGTGCTCAGTGTGTGCTCCCCAGGGTCTGATAGCTGCAGGATGGGTCTTGACaaagggaagggagcagggcaGGTAACCTACGTGTACCGAACCTCCTTTGTGCCAAGCACCGGTGGGTGTGCTCTCCAGGAGTCCTCATAGCCATCCTGTGAGGCAGGATCTATCACCCCCACTctacaggcaaggaaactgaggctgagagaggtgaagtaatttaCGCCAGGTCACACAGAGCTGGAATATGAATCCAGgtctgtcttttatttatttcttcattcaaaaaatattcattgagtgtTTATGGTGCTGGGTCCTTGCTGGGTACTGGGGAACCATGGAGGACAAGCAGACACTGTTCTCATCCTGATGGGTTTATTCCATTTTGGTCCAGAAGACCGACATTAACCAAGGAAGTACACAGACAAGAGTATTCTGAAGGAAAGTAGCAGGGTGATGTTGATAGGGATTAATGGGCACCATTTTTTGTTACAGTGGTCACAGAaggtctctctgaggaggtgacatttaggCTAAGCCCTGATTAATACCAACAGTAGTAATTattagctagcatttattgaacacttactgagttatcaggcactgtgctaagcagttTATGtggattatcttatttaatccttgcaatGACCCTGTGAGGTGGGTGCTGTTattgtgtccattttacagatgagaaggagCCACTGTGTGAAGAGCAGGCATTGCTAAAACCTATAGCCCGCGTCCCCTGTGTGCCCTGCTGCGTCCTTAGCGTCAGTCACTGGGCAGACCTCACAGGGTCCCAGTCTGGAAGGGGAGGCCATCatcccagagggagggagaaatgatcTGGTCTCTTTTTCCAGAGCATAAGCGGGAGATCTACGACCGTTATGGCCGGGAAGGGCTGACTGGGGCAGGtaggtggagtgggggtggggagggatgaacGCGGCtcatggaagagagagggagggcaggttATTGCGGTGGATGGTCTCTTGAGGCCCCTGGTCATGCCTTCAGTGGGGTCCCTTGGCTCAGGGTGAGATGCTTGCTCTGAGCCCCCTTCCCATCTTGCCTCTCCTCCAGGAACTGGCCCATCTCGAGCGGAACCTGGTGGTGGTGGGCCCGGCTTCACCTTCACCTTCCGCAGCCCCGAGGAGGTCTTCCGGGAGTTCTTCGGGAGCGGAGACCCTTTTGCGGAGCTCTTTGGTGAGTGGGCTCGGGAGGCCTCTTACCGGCCCGGCTCCTGCTCTAGGCCTGTTGTCCATCAGCCgggaggccctgaggcaggaggctGAAGGGGAAGCAGAATTCCGCAGACAGAAGATTTTGTGGGGGTGGATCCAGTGACAGCTGGGACAGAACCTTACACAGGCCTGAACCCACAGAGACTCGCCTTATTAAATGATAGTAACAATAATACATTGTTAGGCTTGCACAATAGCAACCGTGAAAGCAAGACTCAAAGCACCATGTGACAATAATAATGACATCACAAACAACAGATACCATTTTTTGAATGATTAACATGAACCCTGTGAGTTGGATCATTTTCTCTCCACTTACAGCTAAGAAAACAAAGGTACTTTCAGATAACTTGCTTGGAGTCACACAGCAAAGGGGACAGCCAGGACTCATAGCCAGGTCTGCCCGACTTCACACCATGCTTACCTGCCTATACGGAAGGAACTGGCTGTCCCCCCTTCCGCTTTCccgtccctccttccttcctttattttttactgtgGACAGAATTTGCCAGGGGTCTTTTCCATatatgatattaaaaagaaatttaatttgtaaacaagtccaatcaaaaaagaaaaacgatCAGAAAGGCTTATCAGGTTACATTTCTAGACTGACAGGGTTCACACAATTTGGGGGACAAGTCTCTTTGCCGATTAGTAATCTGCTTGCTCGTTGCAGATGACCTTGGCCCCTTCTCAGAGCTTCAGAGCCGGGGTTCCCGACACTCGGGCCCCTTCttcaccttctcttcctccttccctgggcaCTCCGGTAAGtgctttcccttccctgttttgcAAGCTCTGGGCCCTGGAACCCCTcatcccagctcccagctcatgtgtgagagagaggctCAAGCCTCTCTCCTGCGTGTCTGGAGCCCTGCCTTCTGTCAGTTCTGCGGGGAGACCCCACAAAGGCTTCTGGCCCATGGTGACTGCGGCATGCCAGCTCCGTCCTCCCTCTGACAACCTCTCCgcctcctcctttgtctccatACCAGATTTCTCCTCCTCATCTTTCTCCTTCAGTCCTGGGGCTGGTGCTTTTCGCTCTGTTTCTACGTCTACCACCTTTGTCCAAGGACACCGCATCACGACACGCAGGTGAGGGCTCCTTTGGGACCATACTGGGCataggggtgagggggtgaggggtggaggggggcggcATACAACTAGAATGTCAGCTTCTTGTGGGCAGAGTCTGTCCTGTCCACTGTGGCATCCCAGGGTGTGGAAGGCACCTGCGGGATTCGTGCACGCTTGCTGACCGAACTGGGCCGTCTCTCACAGAATCATGGAGAACGGGCAGGAACGGGTGGAAGTGGAAGAAGACGGGCAGCTGAAGTCAGTCACAATCAATGGTGAGGAGCGGCTCCGCCACCCAGTCCCTGGCAggaagccccagccccagccccaggccccagatCCCCCTTCCCAAACTGCTCCTCTCCAAACTCCTTTGGGGCAGGGAAGGAATGGCGGCCACATTCCAGACTGGCAAAATCAGAGAGGGGGGTCCTGGgaaaggggctggggcagggaaccGAGGAGTCTCAGAGGGCCAGCTAATGACCATCGTCGTTAGTGGGCGCGTGGTGTTTGTAGAAcatttgactattttttaaaaatgtttatttatttttgagagagagagagagagagacagagagagagagaggcaagcggatagaggatctgaagcaggctctgcactgacagcagagagcctgatgcggggctcaagctcacgaactgtgagaccacgacctgagtggaagttggacacttaaccgaccgagccacccaggcatcccagcatgtttttaaagttatttatgtatttgtttatttacttatttatttagagagagcaagtggggcagggacagaaagagagggagagagagaatcccaaacaggctccacagtgtccgtgcagagcccagtgtggagcctgaacccatgaaccatttgatcatgacccgagccgaagttggacacttaaccgactgagccacccaggcgccccaacatttgaCAATTTTGAAGGGACTTGTGCACATAACATGACCTCTGTTGAAACAGCCAGGGGGAAAGCAGGGCTATTGGTACTCGccctacttttctttattttgttttgttttgttttcaccctATTTTTCATGGAAGGAGACTGAACCTCAGCATGGTTCAATGACCCTGACTCCCAAATAGCCCCAAGCCCCAGGCTTTGTCCTACCTAGTAAGGGGTAAAGCCAGGCGTGACACTCAGAACGCAGGATTCCTGGGGTGGAACTCTTCCCACAGGAATGGGTTGGTCACCACAGCTCCGCTTCCATAGCTCTGCGAGCCCCGTGTGCTAAGTATGCTTCAAGGGCTGTCTTATTTAGTCATCTGAACGATTTGACAATGCAGACAGtgtcatcatttccattttatagatgaggaaagggagGTTTAGGGAGGTTGAGT from Panthera leo isolate Ple1 chromosome C1, P.leo_Ple1_pat1.1, whole genome shotgun sequence encodes the following:
- the DNAJB2 gene encoding dnaJ homolog subfamily B member 2 isoform X1, which codes for MASYYDILDVPRSASADDIKKAYRKKALQWHPDKNPDNKEFAERKFKEVAEAYEVLSDKHKREIYDRYGREGLTGAGTGPSRAEPGGGGPGFTFTFRSPEEVFREFFGSGDPFAELFDDLGPFSELQSRGSRHSGPFFTFSSSFPGHSDFSSSSFSFSPGAGAFRSVSTSTTFVQGHRITTRRIMENGQERVEVEEDGQLKSVTINGVPDDLALGLELSRREQQQSVTSRSGGTQVRQTPVSRPSDSDLSEDDEDLQLAMAYSLSEMEAAGKKPAGGRGAQRRRQGRPKAQDQDPGMGGAPEAARGDATKPSPSPEEKASRCLIL
- the DNAJB2 gene encoding dnaJ homolog subfamily B member 2 isoform X2, with amino-acid sequence MASYYDILDVPRSASADDIKKAYRKKALQWHPDKNPDNKEFAERKFKEVAEAYEVLSDKHKREIYDRYGREGLTGAGTGPSRAEPGGGGPGFTFTFRSPEEVFREFFGSGDPFAELFDDLGPFSELQSRGSRHSGPFFTFSSSFPGHSDFSSSSFSFSPGAGAFRSVSTSTTFVQGHRITTRRIMENGQERVEVEEDGQLKSVTINGVPDDLALGLELSRREQQQSVTSRSGGTQVRQTPVSRPSDSDLSEDDEDLQLAMAYSLSEMEAAGKKPAGLPSSFPKKASV
- the DNAJB2 gene encoding dnaJ homolog subfamily B member 2 isoform X3, whose translation is MASYYDILDVPRSASADDIKKAYRKKALQWHPDKNPDNKEFAERKFKEVAEAYEVLSDKHKREIYDRYGREGLTGAGTGPSRAEPGGGGPGFTFTFRSPEEVFREFFGSGDPFAELFDDLGPFSELQSRGSRHSGPFFTFSSSFPGHSDFSSSSFSFSPGAGAFRSVSTSTTFVQGHRITTRRIMENGQERVEVEEDGQLKSVTINGVPDDLALGLELSRREQQQSVTSRSGGTQVRQTPVSRPSDSDLSEDDEDLQLAMAYSLSEMEAAGKKPADVF